The genome window GGACGAAGGGGCATTTTAAAATCCGGCTTTATCCAGTTCAACTCGTCACTTTCTTCGGAGCCTAAAGAAACCAATCGGTTTCGAAGAATGAGCATTCCCCTGCCTGCGCTGCGAAATATCCATGCAATTACATTAAACCAATCATGCTGCCGCTGTCGCAGACAGAGGAGCAGACATTATTTTATTGAGTTGTCTAAACCGTTTCAATTTGCCACGCAGCGCCGAAACCAGCGTTGGTTCGGAAATCGGTTTCATGAGATAATCATCCACGCCGAGTTCTTTACCGGTTCGAACAAGAGCTTCATCTGTAAGTCCTGTTAAGAAAATGAACGGAATGCTTTGAACGTTTTTTAATCCCTGTACTTTTTCGTAGAACGTAAATCCGCCCATCGTAGAAGTTTCTAAATTGATATCACACAAGATTAAATCTGGGATGTATATACGGAGAAGCGCATACGCTTCATCAGATGTAGGGAGGGCGATAACCTCAAATCCGCTGTCTTCCAACGATGCTGCAAACAACTCTAATACCCGCGTATCGTCGTCGATAACGAGAATCTTGTCCCGTTGTTTCTGCTGTATGGTATTCATCAATTGTGTCTGAATATAAAGATGTTCCGCGTCGGAGATTTGGAAAGTACATTGCAGCTCGGTACTAAACTCTGTATTCGACGACGTCATCGAGTCGTCACCCAGCTGACGAAGGAGCAATGCATTTTTATAGCATTCAAGTTTCACGCTCTTTTCCATGCGCTCATGTTCAGCTTTCGTAATGCCATAGACCGTCCGTAATTCGTTCAATTGTTGTTCTTCGTATCCTGTTAATGCCCCGTCGAACCATGCATGGTTCAAAGCCTGCCGATAGGATTCCAAATTAGCAGATCGATCAAACATGCAATCTTCCTGTTTTTCCTGCGGTGCATTTGCGGGGACAGCGGATAGTTGTGACGGTGTCATTGGGGGAGCCGCTGACTGCGGAACCGGCATTTGCGGAATTTGAGGTTCTGTTTTGGCAATCATTTCGATCACAGGAGGCGGAATTGATTTTTCGTTATGCGGTGGTTCTTCGGGTTGAACTATTTCTGCCTTGAGGATAGAGATGCGTTCTTCCAATGCCAGTACATACATGTTGCGCGGATCTACTGCTTTTGCTTTCGTAATCTCTAATTGTGCGTGGTCGAGCTCACCCTTGTGAATCAAGAGATCAGCTCGTTTTAGGATTTCACTTACAATTTTCTTGGCATCATCGCGTGGTGTTGGTTCATGCGGCGTCTGTGATTTTTTCGTGGGTATTTTTTGGCCGGCCATTATCTCAATCCTTCAGACCATTCATTTGCAAGCGGCTGTAATTATTCATTTGATTCTTCGAGCTACTATCACCATTTCTCTCTATTAATACCACAATATCCGTTCCGAATAATAAACTTTCCTGTCATGCCGGGAGAGTGATAAAATGGGCATAACGGCAAAAAAACTAGACCACTCATTATTAAATTTCGGAACGAAAATCGTTTAATTGATAATTGTAGAAATGTTAAGACGCGGTTTATCGCATCCGACTCAACAAGAAAATAATTACTGTTGTGAAATTCTACGCTCATAAAAATGGACACGCGCTTTCACATGTGAGAATTTCAGAACTCCTGTCGTCGGTACCCGAAATATTATATCCGAACAAACAGGATCATCAAACAGAGTTGAAATTTATTCATCACTTTCTTTAGAGCGTAAAGAGACCTCTTTGTCAAGAAGAATCATTATTCTTCATAATCTAGGGTCACATATTGTGACGCAGCGACTCTTTACCGAATTAATTTAAGTTTTTTCTGTTATTATAGGCCTAGTCGTAGAGTTTATGAAGAAATGAAGTTTTCTCATGGAATAAAATTAACCATCCTCAGTGATTGTCATTACAGCCGATTTATTTTCCCGGTTTATATTCTCGAGTGTCTGTATCAAAGTTTCAACATCTGATGTGGAAGTTCTGAGATGATGTATAGTTGAAGGGGATGTAATCTCTTTCACTATTGTGAATTCTGATTTTTATCGGTTCGAGTACGAACATTATCCAGCGACCATCGGCCTGAACCAACAATCAGCAGAAAGAGCAAGCCAAGTATCATTGACCAATCAGTGCGGGCCTCATGCGCCATTGCCCAGAATCCTTTTTCGAGCAAGATGGGAATTTTCGTTATCGAAATTGCAACGAGCATATCGATGATGAGGGGAAGAGCAGCAAGCCGTGTGAACAAACCCAGAAGTATGAGTGCGCCGCATACAATCTCCACAACACCTACAAAGGGTGCCATAATTCCCGGGAATGGTATTCCGATTTTGATGAAGCGTCCTACTCCAAGCGAGTCTGAAAATAAAAACTTTTGGATTCCTTCGGAAAGGAATACACACGCAACCATGAATCTGATGAGTATGATTGATTTAAAAAATTTTTGAACTATCCTTAATTTATCCATAACGCTCATTCTCCATTAGATTGTAAGTTGGTAACCGATATATCCGGTAAATGCAGTTTCGCCTGTGAGGGTACGGCCTAAAGAAAATAAAATATGGTGGTGTTCATTTACATTGACGTATCCGCCGAGATTGAAACCCGTGCTCGATTCTGTGTCCTGAGTTTCAGCGGTTTGATAATTGATCTCTCCTCCCAGCGTAAGAACCTCAGAGATATCATATTGAATTTCCCACCCGGCAAATCCCCAGTTCTTTCGATCAGGTCCGGGATTGTACCAAACTCCGCCTCCGCCATAGGTCGTTAGTTTTCCCCAGCTCTTTTGCATCCATAGCGGGATGTACGCCTGGACTTTGCCGTTTCCTAATTGTTTGCTTTCATTCCCTGTCGGAATTTCAACCAAAGGGAAAACACCTATCTGGGGCATCATTTCCGTCTCTTCGACAAATCTGTATTTTATGCCAACCTCCGTATCGGAGTACCCGTAATGAGTTCCTTCAGGTGTATGGACATATCCCAGCGGGGCAACGATATGCAGTTGAACATCGGGGATGGCGCCATAGTTAATTTCGATGTGCGGACATGTAGCGTCGCTTTCATGCCTCATAAATTGTTGTGCCGATGCTATATAAAACTCCCAATGAAGATAGTCGACAGGTTGCGGATCGTCGGTTTTAAAAGGCGGACCTGCGAACATTGAATTAGATGTAAGCGAAAAAAGAATGACGATGCGTAGAGCGTTATACAAATAAAATCTGGGAAACATCTTTTTCATATATCTCTGAACAAATAATCGCACCTATAACGTTCCTCGATGAAACCAGTAAAATCAACTATTCATTAAGGAAAAGATTGCCATCCGGGATGGCAGCACTATAATTGTGATGTGAACATGAATCATATTTTCATCTATACTTATGATGGGAACGTTGTATATTTTTAAAATGTTATAAAATTTAAGAGGTAATCAGATTGTGGCAAGAACCGGGCGGCACTCTTTTAAGCAGATAGATATCGTGTAGACGCTAAAAAGAATTTGTCTCCAATAACAAAATTATCGTACCTGAACGTCTTTCTTTACCACAATCATAATGAGGGAATAATTAAGCTGTAACTTATAATCAAATCACATAAGGAGAGTATATAATGCAAACACAATTAATGACAATATTCCGAAAAACGGCTTCGATTGTATGTGCCATCGTTTTTCTCGCAGCAGCAACTACTGCGCATGCCACCACACACGTCATCCAATTCGGGGGTTCGTTTGGTGAAACCTATTCACCAAGTTCAATGAATGTTTCCGTAGGTGACACGATAGAATGGGAAGGTAGTTTTAGTTTCCATCCGTTAAGTTCAACGAGCGTTCCCGCTGGCGCTCTGAGTTTCCATCAGGCATCTGGAACTGTATTTTCCTATCCTGTTGCAATTGCGGGCACGTATCTCTATCAATGCGATTTCCATGCAAGTTTGGGAATGACCGGATTATTCAATGCGGCCACAATCACCGGTGTTGATAATAATCAGAATTCTTTACGACCTGATGTTTTCAGACTCAACCAGAATTTTCCGAACCCATTTAACCCGACAACAATGATATCGTTTGATCTTCCTTTTCAAACCTCGGTTTCTATAAAGGTGTACAACCTGATAGGACAAGAAGTGGCAACGATCCTGAATGAAAATATGGATGCCGGCAGTTACTCAAAAATTTGGAATGCTGCATCGATACCGAGCGGAGTGTACTTGTATAGGTTACAGGCGGGTACATTTACAGAGACCAAGAAACTTGTTTTGCTTAAATAGTATCAATACAACTAATCGAAAATATAGAACTGAGAGCAAAGAATTTTCTGATTTCGATGGCAGTTAAAAATTTACCATTTCATAAAGGAGGAAGTATGAAAAACAAAATTATCCCAATCACCCTTGCATTATTCTTTATTAGCACACAATTCCTGATTGCTCAAAAAGATCATATGATGCATGAGAAATCGATGGTCAAGCGGGCAATTGCTGTGGTGACAGCTACAAAAGGAAATTCTGTACACGGCGTCGTGACATTTGAGGCAGGAGAAAAAGGAGTCCGCGTTGTTGCAAATCTTATCGGTTTAAAACCTGGAACGCATGGATTTCACATTCATGAATTCGGTGATATCAGTTCCGAAGATGGGAGTTCAGCAGGCGGGCATTTCAATCCGACAGGAATGCCTCACAGCATGCCGATGAGTGCAAACCGTCATGCAGGTGATATGGGAAATATTAAAGCAGATGAACAAGGGAACGTACATCTCGATTATATTGATCCGGTTATAAAACTTAACGGCCCGAATTCAATCATCGGACATGCCGTTATCATCCATGAAAAAGAGGATGATTTCAAAACGCAGCCAACCGGAAACGCAGGAGCGAGAATCGCATATGGTGTCGTTGGAATAGCGAAATGAGTGTACGAGCCGCTGATATCCTGTAAGATATGGAGATATATATGAAGATTACTCTCATGCAGAGATATTTTCGATTATGCATATTCGCATCTTGTGTTGCACTTTTATTCTCCGTTGGTCGTTCCCAGCAAATGCCGGATGAGTACCAAAACATCCTCGTGTTTCTCGGTAGACAAGGAGATTATCAGGATGGTGTGTTTAAAGTAAACATCCCACGAAATGATCTGACCGTAACAGTAAGCGCTGTCGCGGCTCCCACACCATTTGGTTTTGGCGGGTGGTTAGCGATGACCAAAGGAGACAGCGGGAATGATGTGATGATGGGTGATCTGGTTCTTTTACAGGACGAAGTAAACCCTGTGATGTCTGCGCTTCTGGATAACGATCTCGAAGTCACAGCACTCCACAATCATTTCTTCTGGGAGGAGCCGCGAATATTCTTCATGCACGTTCACGGTCACGGAAGGGCAATAGATATTGCAAAGAAAGTCAAACCTGCATTGGCTCTCATCGGACATATAGCAGGTCAAACAGGTACATCGACGATAAAGAAAAACGTTGGTGAAATCATTGAAGGAAAATTGAACACAGACAAATTGAATCATATCATCGGCCATAAAGGAGTTCGAACAGGAGTGACGTACAAGATTGTCATTGGACGCGATGATATTCAAGTAAAAGAAATGGGCGCTGTTATCAATGCACGGATGGGTTTGAACACCTGGGCTGCGTTTATCGGTACAGATGAAAAAGCTGCAATCGCAGGAGACATTGCCATGCTTGAAGACGAAGTGACTTCTGTATTAAAAACTCTACGCAAAAACGGTTTAGATGTTGTTGCGATTCATCACCATATGACTGGAACCAATCCCATGATTATCTTTCTCCATTATTGGGGAGTTGGGCCTGCCGATAAGTTGGCAATCGGCTTTCGGGCTGCTCTTGATAAACTCGGCAAAGGAACTGGCGGCATGACAATGCATCATTAATCTCTAAGTCAAGACCTCTGCTCTGATCCATAGCAGCGGAAAGGAGGAGAAAGATGTCCGGACATGGATGAAGAAAAGAAAATAGTGT of Ignavibacteriales bacterium contains these proteins:
- a CDS encoding response regulator gives rise to the protein MAGQKIPTKKSQTPHEPTPRDDAKKIVSEILKRADLLIHKGELDHAQLEITKAKAVDPRNMYVLALEERISILKAEIVQPEEPPHNEKSIPPPVIEMIAKTEPQIPQMPVPQSAAPPMTPSQLSAVPANAPQEKQEDCMFDRSANLESYRQALNHAWFDGALTGYEEQQLNELRTVYGITKAEHERMEKSVKLECYKNALLLRQLGDDSMTSSNTEFSTELQCTFQISDAEHLYIQTQLMNTIQQKQRDKILVIDDDTRVLELFAASLEDSGFEVIALPTSDEAYALLRIYIPDLILCDINLETSTMGGFTFYEKVQGLKNVQSIPFIFLTGLTDEALVRTGKELGVDDYLMKPISEPTLVSALRGKLKRFRQLNKIMSAPLSATAAA
- a CDS encoding DoxX family protein, with translation MDKLRIVQKFFKSIILIRFMVACVFLSEGIQKFLFSDSLGVGRFIKIGIPFPGIMAPFVGVVEIVCGALILLGLFTRLAALPLIIDMLVAISITKIPILLEKGFWAMAHEARTDWSMILGLLFLLIVGSGRWSLDNVRTRTDKNQNSQ
- a CDS encoding T9SS type A sorting domain-containing protein, which produces MQTQLMTIFRKTASIVCAIVFLAAATTAHATTHVIQFGGSFGETYSPSSMNVSVGDTIEWEGSFSFHPLSSTSVPAGALSFHQASGTVFSYPVAIAGTYLYQCDFHASLGMTGLFNAATITGVDNNQNSLRPDVFRLNQNFPNPFNPTTMISFDLPFQTSVSIKVYNLIGQEVATILNENMDAGSYSKIWNAASIPSGVYLYRLQAGTFTETKKLVLLK
- a CDS encoding superoxide dismutase family protein; amino-acid sequence: MKNKIIPITLALFFISTQFLIAQKDHMMHEKSMVKRAIAVVTATKGNSVHGVVTFEAGEKGVRVVANLIGLKPGTHGFHIHEFGDISSEDGSSAGGHFNPTGMPHSMPMSANRHAGDMGNIKADEQGNVHLDYIDPVIKLNGPNSIIGHAVIIHEKEDDFKTQPTGNAGARIAYGVVGIAK
- a CDS encoding DUF1259 domain-containing protein, translating into MKITLMQRYFRLCIFASCVALLFSVGRSQQMPDEYQNILVFLGRQGDYQDGVFKVNIPRNDLTVTVSAVAAPTPFGFGGWLAMTKGDSGNDVMMGDLVLLQDEVNPVMSALLDNDLEVTALHNHFFWEEPRIFFMHVHGHGRAIDIAKKVKPALALIGHIAGQTGTSTIKKNVGEIIEGKLNTDKLNHIIGHKGVRTGVTYKIVIGRDDIQVKEMGAVINARMGLNTWAAFIGTDEKAAIAGDIAMLEDEVTSVLKTLRKNGLDVVAIHHHMTGTNPMIIFLHYWGVGPADKLAIGFRAALDKLGKGTGGMTMHH